From the Leucobacter tenebrionis genome, one window contains:
- a CDS encoding ABC transporter substrate-binding protein, translated as MRLRRFAATGVMAAIAAMTLASCSSGAAAPESAASVVPELAADQKVEVVFETYNLMQAGPWTDTVNQLIDEFEESHPNISVKAQAPQGDTANNVYVGSLQTQMLAGSVPDVAQITFDSLDFAVNQLNAKPISDLVSEEELAEHFGGEHPMHPNAAVLADWDGKTYGMPYVFSTPVLFYNADMLRDAGITDPDLSDWDKVQEIAAKVTAQTGKPSLDVTCVAKGGNWCMQALFRSNGAQVLSDDRSTIEFGSPEAQSTVERFAEMTEAGVLRSATAADQMEGLPKGDVAMILTTSALQGAFMGAAEAGGWELAAAKMPAFAGEEAVPVNSGSALFILSDDPAKQRAGWELTKFLTSDRAYEIISSQIGYLPLRPGLVEEGGALHDWAQSNPLLAPNLEQMDTMKPWVSYPGNNFVQVDDILGTAIEEVVFYGKPAEETMTDVAERAQELIG; from the coding sequence ATGCGACTCCGACGTTTCGCCGCCACCGGCGTCATGGCCGCCATCGCCGCCATGACCCTGGCCTCCTGCTCCTCGGGGGCGGCAGCCCCCGAATCCGCCGCCTCCGTCGTACCCGAGCTCGCAGCCGACCAGAAGGTCGAGGTCGTCTTCGAGACCTACAACCTGATGCAGGCCGGCCCCTGGACTGACACCGTCAACCAGCTGATCGACGAGTTCGAGGAATCCCACCCCAATATCAGCGTGAAGGCGCAGGCGCCGCAGGGCGACACCGCCAACAACGTCTACGTCGGCAGCCTGCAGACGCAGATGCTCGCCGGCTCGGTGCCCGACGTCGCGCAGATCACCTTCGACTCGCTCGATTTCGCCGTCAATCAGCTGAACGCCAAGCCGATCTCGGACCTCGTGAGCGAGGAGGAGCTCGCCGAGCACTTCGGCGGCGAGCACCCCATGCACCCGAACGCGGCCGTGCTCGCCGACTGGGACGGCAAGACCTACGGCATGCCCTACGTGTTCTCCACCCCGGTGCTGTTCTACAACGCCGACATGCTGCGCGACGCCGGCATCACCGACCCCGACTTGAGCGACTGGGACAAGGTGCAGGAGATCGCCGCGAAGGTCACCGCGCAGACCGGCAAGCCCTCGCTCGACGTCACCTGCGTCGCCAAGGGCGGCAACTGGTGCATGCAGGCGCTCTTCCGCTCGAACGGCGCCCAGGTGCTCTCCGACGACCGCAGCACCATCGAGTTCGGCTCACCCGAGGCCCAGTCCACGGTCGAGCGCTTCGCCGAGATGACCGAGGCGGGTGTGCTGCGCTCGGCGACCGCGGCCGACCAGATGGAGGGCCTGCCGAAGGGCGACGTGGCGATGATCCTCACCACCTCCGCGCTCCAGGGAGCCTTCATGGGTGCCGCCGAGGCCGGCGGTTGGGAACTCGCCGCGGCCAAGATGCCGGCGTTCGCGGGTGAGGAGGCCGTGCCGGTGAACTCGGGATCCGCCCTCTTCATCCTCAGCGACGATCCCGCGAAGCAGCGCGCCGGCTGGGAGCTCACGAAGTTCCTCACGAGCGACCGCGCCTACGAGATCATCTCGAGCCAGATCGGCTACCTGCCGCTGCGCCCGGGTCTCGTGGAGGAGGGTGGCGCGCTCCACGACTGGGCGCAGTCCAACCCGCTGCTCGCCCCCAACCTGGAGCAGATGGACACCATGAAGCCCTGGGTGTCGTACCCCGGCAACAACTTCGTGCAGGTCGACGACATCCTTGGCACCGCGATCGAAGAGGTGGTGTTCTACGGCAAGCCCGCCGAGGAGACCATGACCGACGTCGCCGAGCGCGCGCAGGAACTCATCGGCTGA